The proteins below come from a single Crossiella sp. CA-258035 genomic window:
- a CDS encoding HAD-IA family hydrolase, with protein sequence MDLVALLVDYGGVLTDWGDDPAAAEPPLFGVLRRAKAAGLRTALLSNAEGPGPDPDSPFGALFDTMVLSGEVGIAKPDERVYRLTADRLGLAPGQCVFVDDLRVNVRAAAATGMVGVHHTTVASTVAELETLFERKLGG encoded by the coding sequence GTGGACCTTGTCGCACTGCTCGTCGATTACGGCGGCGTGCTCACCGACTGGGGCGACGACCCCGCCGCCGCCGAACCCCCGCTCTTCGGCGTGCTGCGCAGGGCGAAGGCGGCCGGGCTGCGGACCGCCTTGCTGTCCAACGCCGAGGGGCCGGGGCCGGATCCGGACAGCCCGTTCGGCGCGCTGTTCGACACCATGGTGCTCTCCGGCGAGGTGGGCATCGCCAAACCGGACGAGCGGGTCTACCGGCTGACCGCGGACCGGCTGGGGCTCGCGCCCGGTCAGTGCGTGTTCGTGGACGACCTGCGGGTCAACGTGCGCGCGGCCGCGGCCACCGGCATGGTCGGCGTGCACCACACCACCGTGGCCAGCACCGTGGCGGAGCTGGAGACCCTGTTCGAGCGGAAGCTAGGCGGGTAG
- a CDS encoding RNA methyltransferase, whose product MQPAVSPKDRFVTVYGRKPVLEALADDRLEVDKVMLADNARGPAAQEILAAAARRGVPVQRATAQRVKVLAGNGKQDQGVLADVVATRMRPLSAALSAGRLPDSVLLLDGVTTPANVGMILRAATAAGIGGIVVPRRGVASIDPLVVKASAGVAFHAPILKTATAGEAAGELRAAGYRLFGMDAGAKDTLFTANFPRRVAFVMGGETAGLSPEVSRQVHGWVSIPMAGGVESLNVATAAAVLCFELVRRGSH is encoded by the coding sequence GTGCAACCTGCTGTGTCCCCGAAAGATCGGTTCGTCACCGTCTACGGCCGCAAGCCCGTGCTGGAGGCGCTGGCCGACGACCGGCTCGAGGTCGACAAGGTCATGCTCGCCGACAACGCCCGCGGTCCGGCCGCCCAGGAGATCCTGGCCGCGGCCGCCCGGCGCGGGGTGCCGGTGCAGCGGGCCACCGCGCAGCGGGTGAAGGTGCTGGCGGGCAACGGCAAACAGGACCAGGGCGTGCTGGCCGATGTGGTCGCCACCCGGATGCGCCCGCTCAGCGCCGCGCTCTCGGCCGGCCGGCTGCCCGACTCGGTGCTGCTGCTCGACGGCGTCACCACCCCGGCCAACGTGGGCATGATCCTGCGCGCGGCCACCGCGGCCGGGATCGGCGGCATCGTGGTGCCGCGCCGGGGCGTGGCCAGCATCGACCCGCTGGTGGTGAAGGCATCCGCCGGGGTGGCCTTCCACGCGCCGATCCTCAAGACGGCCACCGCCGGCGAGGCCGCGGGTGAGCTGCGCGCGGCCGGGTACCGGTTGTTCGGCATGGACGCCGGGGCCAAGGACACCCTGTTCACCGCGAACTTCCCGCGCCGGGTCGCCTTCGTCATGGGCGGGGAGACCGCGGGCCTGTCGCCGGAGGTCTCCCGGCAGGTGCACGGCTGGGTGTCGATCCCGATGGCAGGCGGGGTGGAGTCGCTGAACGTGGCCACCGCCGCGGCCGTGCTCTGCTTCGAGTTGGTCAGACGGGGATCTCACTGA
- a CDS encoding wax ester/triacylglycerol synthase family O-acyltransferase: MPDRLSALDASFLYLEDSTTPMHVGGVAVFRRPRSGFDYDRLVGLIEQRLGLVPRYRQRVTQVPGRLARPVWTDDPDFDITYHVRRSALPKPGSEHQLHELVARLMSRPLDHTRPLWEVYLVEGLARNRAAVITKTHQAMVDGAGAIDLTQVILDVSPSPRKADAELWMPQPEPSTAQLVLDAMAEIVQRPGELVENMRAAALDAAATVRKVGDAVGGLASALGTAYRPAPGSPLNSRIGTQRRYAVARTRLEDYRAVRRRHGGTVNDVILTVLTGALRTWLLSRGEAVTSSTTIRAMVPLSIRETEPGDGVAGNKVSSYLLDLPVGEPNAVVRLHHVSHAMRAHQESGQSVAADALVRLSGFAPPTLHALGARAASSFSRRIFNLVVTNVPGPQVPLYAAGARMMEMFPVVPLAMNQALSIGVTSYDGGVYFGLNADRDAMSDVDVLASMVEESLEELVGAVSA; the protein is encoded by the coding sequence ATGCCCGACCGGTTGTCTGCCCTGGACGCGTCCTTCCTCTACCTGGAGGACTCGACGACGCCCATGCACGTGGGCGGGGTGGCCGTCTTCCGCAGGCCGCGTTCGGGCTTCGACTACGACCGGCTGGTCGGCCTGATCGAGCAGCGGCTCGGCCTGGTGCCGCGCTACCGGCAGCGGGTCACCCAGGTGCCGGGCAGGCTGGCCCGGCCGGTGTGGACCGACGACCCCGACTTCGACATCACCTACCACGTGCGCCGCTCCGCCCTGCCCAAGCCGGGCAGCGAGCACCAGCTGCACGAGCTGGTCGCCAGGCTGATGTCCCGGCCGCTGGACCACACCCGCCCGCTGTGGGAGGTCTACCTGGTCGAGGGCCTGGCCAGGAACCGGGCCGCGGTGATCACCAAGACGCACCAGGCGATGGTGGACGGCGCGGGCGCGATCGACCTGACCCAGGTGATCCTGGACGTCTCGCCCTCGCCCCGCAAAGCCGACGCGGAGCTGTGGATGCCGCAGCCCGAGCCGAGCACCGCGCAGCTGGTGCTGGACGCGATGGCCGAGATAGTGCAGCGACCGGGCGAGCTGGTGGAGAACATGCGGGCGGCCGCGCTGGACGCCGCGGCCACCGTGCGCAAGGTGGGCGACGCGGTCGGCGGCCTGGCCTCCGCGCTGGGCACCGCCTACCGCCCGGCCCCCGGCAGCCCGCTGAACTCCCGGATCGGCACCCAGCGCCGGTACGCGGTGGCCCGCACCCGGCTGGAGGACTACCGCGCGGTGCGCCGCCGCCACGGCGGCACGGTCAACGACGTGATCCTCACCGTGCTGACCGGCGCGCTGCGCACCTGGCTGCTCTCCAGGGGCGAGGCGGTCACCTCCTCCACCACCATCCGCGCCATGGTGCCGCTCTCGATCAGGGAGACCGAGCCCGGCGACGGCGTGGCGGGCAACAAGGTGTCCTCGTACCTGCTGGACCTGCCGGTGGGCGAGCCGAACGCGGTGGTCCGGCTGCACCACGTCAGCCACGCCATGCGCGCGCACCAGGAGTCCGGCCAGTCGGTGGCCGCGGACGCGCTGGTCCGGCTCTCCGGGTTCGCTCCGCCCACCCTGCACGCGCTGGGCGCCCGCGCGGCCAGCTCCTTCTCCCGGCGGATCTTCAACCTGGTGGTGACCAACGTGCCGGGGCCGCAGGTCCCGCTGTATGCCGCGGGAGCGAGGATGATGGAGATGTTCCCGGTCGTCCCGTTGGCGATGAACCAGGCACTGTCCATCGGGGTCACCTCCTACGACGGCGGTGTCTACTTCGGACTCAACGCCGACCGGGACGCCATGTCGGATGTGGACGTGCTCGCGAGCATGGTCGAGGAGTCCTTGGAGGAACTTGTGGGAGCGGTCTCGGCATGA
- the pruA gene encoding L-glutamate gamma-semialdehyde dehydrogenase, with protein sequence MDAITSVPAPVNEPVRGYAPGSPERASLQRRIAELEAEQLELTMTIGGQQRMAGGEQVKVVQPHDHQHVLGVTAQATKDDVAAAVRAAKEAAPAWRDLPFDERAAVLLRAADLLAGPWRDTINAATILGQSKSAQQAEIDAACEFIDFLRFNVQFGRQLIAEQPISAPGMWNRFDHRPLDGFTVAITPFNFTAIAGNLPLSPALMGNTVVWKPSPTQQLAAHHTMRLLEAAGLPAGVINLVTGDGHAVSEVALTDPEFAGLHFTGSTATFKALWQNIAGNLDNYRSYPRLVGETGGKDFIVAHPSADPTAVAVGVVRGAFEYQGQKCSAASRAYLPRSLWEGGLREQIADLTKQITYGDVTDFSFFGGAVIDARAFAKHKDALAKAAADPTIEVLAGGTCDDSVGYFVQPTVLVGTDPMNEVFTTEYFGPIIAVHVYEDADYAKVLELADNSTPYALTGAVFATDRTAIEQAHRALRFAAGNFYVNDKPTGAVVGQQPFGGSRGSGTNDKAGSVLNLLRWTSPRSIKETFVPPTATGYPHMG encoded by the coding sequence ATGGACGCCATCACGTCCGTCCCGGCCCCGGTGAACGAGCCCGTTCGCGGCTACGCGCCCGGCTCTCCCGAGCGTGCCTCGCTCCAGCGGCGGATCGCCGAGCTGGAGGCCGAGCAGCTCGAACTGACCATGACCATCGGTGGTCAGCAGCGGATGGCCGGTGGCGAGCAGGTCAAGGTGGTGCAGCCGCACGACCACCAGCACGTGCTGGGCGTCACCGCGCAGGCCACCAAGGACGACGTGGCCGCCGCGGTGCGCGCGGCCAAGGAGGCCGCCCCGGCGTGGCGCGACCTGCCCTTCGACGAGCGGGCCGCGGTGCTGCTGCGCGCCGCCGACCTGCTCGCGGGCCCGTGGCGGGACACCATCAACGCGGCCACCATCCTCGGCCAGTCCAAGTCGGCCCAGCAAGCCGAGATCGACGCCGCCTGCGAGTTCATCGACTTCCTGCGCTTCAACGTGCAGTTCGGCCGCCAGCTGATCGCCGAGCAGCCGATCTCCGCGCCGGGCATGTGGAACCGGTTCGACCACCGCCCGCTGGACGGCTTCACCGTCGCGATCACCCCGTTCAACTTCACCGCCATCGCCGGCAACCTGCCGCTGTCCCCGGCGCTGATGGGCAACACCGTGGTGTGGAAGCCCTCGCCGACCCAGCAGCTGGCCGCGCACCACACCATGCGGCTGCTGGAGGCGGCCGGCCTGCCCGCCGGCGTGATCAACCTGGTCACCGGGGACGGGCACGCGGTGAGCGAGGTCGCGCTGACCGACCCCGAGTTCGCCGGGCTGCACTTCACCGGCTCCACCGCGACCTTCAAGGCGCTGTGGCAGAACATCGCGGGCAACCTGGACAACTACCGCAGCTACCCGCGCCTGGTCGGCGAGACCGGCGGCAAGGACTTCATCGTCGCGCACCCCTCGGCCGATCCGACCGCGGTGGCCGTCGGCGTGGTCCGCGGCGCGTTCGAGTACCAGGGCCAGAAGTGCTCCGCGGCCAGCCGCGCCTACCTGCCGCGTTCGCTGTGGGAGGGCGGCCTGCGCGAGCAGATCGCCGACCTGACCAAGCAGATCACCTACGGCGACGTCACCGACTTCAGCTTCTTCGGCGGCGCGGTGATCGACGCGCGGGCCTTCGCCAAGCACAAGGACGCGCTGGCCAAGGCCGCCGCCGACCCGACCATCGAGGTGCTGGCCGGCGGCACCTGCGATGACTCGGTCGGCTACTTCGTGCAGCCCACCGTGCTGGTCGGCACCGACCCGATGAACGAGGTGTTCACCACCGAGTACTTCGGGCCGATCATCGCGGTGCACGTCTACGAGGACGCCGACTACGCCAAGGTGCTGGAGCTGGCCGACAACTCCACCCCGTACGCGCTCACCGGCGCCGTCTTCGCCACCGACCGCACCGCGATCGAGCAGGCGCACCGGGCGCTGCGCTTCGCGGCCGGCAACTTCTACGTCAACGACAAGCCCACCGGCGCGGTCGTCGGCCAGCAGCCCTTCGGCGGCAGCCGCGGCTCCGGCACCAACGACAAGGCCGGTTCGGTGCTGAACCTGCTGCGCTGGACCAGCCCGCGCTCGATCAAGGAGACCTTCGTGCCGCCGACGGCGACCGGGTACCCGCACATGGGCTGA
- the rsgA gene encoding ribosome small subunit-dependent GTPase A, which yields MKQGWRNLDESDVRVRPGKGTRPRSKQRPKHADAEQAMVITVDRGRWTCAVGGDPSRKVTAMRARELGRTPIVVGDQVDLVGDTSGQTDTLARIVRVSERSSVLRRTADDTDDTERVVVANASQLVIVVALADPPPRPGFIDRCLVAAYAGKLDPVLCLTKADLAGAEALLAAYSGLDLRVVVTRFDEEPAELRALLAGQVSALVGHSGVGKSTLVNKLLPGVDRATGEVSGVGKGRHTSTSTLALPLPPEVGGWVIDTPGIRSFGLAHVKPDDLVKHFDDLAATAEECPVNCGHLGPPADPDCALETLLAHGGPTADRIVSLRRLLVSRAGKDELAD from the coding sequence GTGAAGCAGGGCTGGCGCAACCTGGACGAGTCCGATGTGCGGGTGCGCCCTGGCAAGGGCACCCGGCCGCGCAGCAAGCAGCGGCCCAAGCACGCCGACGCCGAGCAGGCCATGGTGATCACCGTGGACCGCGGCCGGTGGACCTGCGCGGTCGGCGGCGATCCCAGCCGCAAGGTGACCGCGATGCGCGCCCGCGAGCTGGGCCGCACGCCGATCGTGGTCGGTGACCAGGTGGACCTGGTCGGCGACACCTCCGGCCAGACCGACACGCTGGCCAGGATCGTCAGGGTGAGCGAGCGCAGCAGCGTGCTGCGCCGCACCGCCGACGACACCGACGACACCGAGCGGGTGGTGGTGGCCAACGCCAGCCAGCTGGTGATCGTGGTCGCGCTGGCCGACCCGCCGCCGCGCCCCGGCTTCATCGACCGCTGCCTGGTCGCGGCCTACGCGGGCAAGCTGGACCCGGTGCTGTGCCTGACCAAGGCCGACCTGGCCGGGGCGGAAGCCCTGCTCGCCGCCTACTCCGGGCTGGACCTGCGGGTGGTGGTCACCCGCTTCGACGAGGAGCCTGCCGAGCTGCGCGCGCTGCTGGCCGGACAGGTCTCCGCGCTGGTCGGCCACTCGGGCGTGGGCAAGTCCACCCTGGTCAACAAGCTGCTGCCGGGCGTGGACCGGGCCACCGGCGAGGTCAGCGGGGTCGGCAAGGGCAGGCACACCTCGACCTCCACGCTGGCCCTGCCGCTGCCGCCGGAGGTGGGCGGCTGGGTGATCGACACCCCCGGCATCCGCTCCTTCGGCCTGGCCCACGTCAAGCCGGACGACCTGGTCAAGCACTTCGACGACCTGGCCGCGACGGCCGAGGAGTGCCCGGTCAACTGCGGCCACCTCGGCCCGCCTGCCGACCCGGACTGCGCGCTGGAGACCCTGCTCGCCCACGGCGGGCCGACCGCGGACCGGATCGTCTCGCTGCGCAGGCTGCTGGTCTCCCGCGCGGGCAAGGACGAACTGGCCGACTGA
- the aroA gene encoding 3-phosphoshikimate 1-carboxyvinyltransferase: MSIGMGDDVRVNATVSTPWSAPVAEGPVRATVPVPGSKSITNRALVLAALAEDSSTLHAPLRSRDTLLMAQALRALGVGVADNPADGSWTVTPAPLAGPAEVDCGLAGTVMRFLPPVGVLADGEIRFDGDPHARLRPMGTVLDALRALGAEITGEALPFTVHGQGGLGGGEVTIDASGSSQFVSGLLLAGARYDRGVIVRHRGKPVPSLPHIEMTVRMLRAAGVIVDTAEADTWTVLPGPVAAHDLVIEPDLSNATPFLAAAAVTGGEVTVPHWPAETTQAGDGIRELLGRMGCQVALTADGLTVRGPDRLQGIEADLRDVSELTPTVAALCALAEGPSHLRGVAHIRGHETDRLAALRAELSGLGCAVEETEDGLRINPRPLTGGPWQAYADHRMATAGAILGLVVPGVVVDDILSTTKTIPDFRGMWSTMLGQPVGVAG; the protein is encoded by the coding sequence ATGTCCATCGGCATGGGGGACGATGTGCGGGTGAACGCCACTGTCAGCACTCCGTGGTCCGCGCCGGTCGCCGAGGGGCCAGTGCGCGCGACCGTGCCGGTTCCCGGCTCGAAGTCGATCACCAACCGGGCGCTGGTGCTCGCCGCGCTCGCCGAGGACTCCTCGACCCTGCACGCGCCGTTGCGCAGCCGGGACACCCTGCTGATGGCCCAGGCCCTGCGCGCGCTGGGCGTCGGTGTGGCCGACAACCCGGCCGACGGCTCCTGGACGGTCACCCCCGCCCCGCTGGCCGGCCCGGCCGAGGTGGACTGCGGGCTGGCCGGCACGGTCATGCGCTTCCTGCCGCCGGTGGGTGTGCTGGCCGACGGCGAGATCCGCTTCGACGGCGACCCGCACGCCCGGCTGCGCCCGATGGGCACCGTGCTGGACGCGCTGCGCGCGCTGGGCGCGGAGATCACCGGCGAGGCGCTGCCGTTCACCGTGCACGGCCAGGGCGGGCTGGGCGGCGGCGAGGTGACCATCGACGCCTCCGGCTCCTCCCAGTTCGTCTCCGGGCTGCTACTGGCAGGCGCCCGCTACGACCGCGGCGTGATCGTCCGGCACCGGGGCAAGCCGGTGCCCTCGCTGCCGCACATCGAGATGACCGTGCGGATGCTGCGCGCCGCCGGGGTCATCGTGGACACCGCCGAGGCGGACACCTGGACCGTGCTGCCCGGCCCGGTCGCCGCGCACGACCTGGTGATCGAGCCGGACCTGTCCAACGCCACCCCGTTCCTGGCCGCGGCCGCGGTCACCGGCGGCGAGGTCACCGTGCCGCACTGGCCCGCCGAGACCACCCAGGCCGGGGACGGCATCCGCGAGCTGCTGGGCCGGATGGGCTGCCAGGTGGCGCTGACCGCCGACGGGCTGACCGTGCGCGGCCCCGACCGGCTCCAGGGCATCGAGGCCGACCTGCGCGACGTCTCCGAGCTGACCCCGACCGTGGCCGCGCTGTGCGCGCTCGCCGAGGGCCCGTCCCACCTGCGCGGGGTGGCGCACATCCGCGGCCACGAGACCGACCGGCTGGCCGCGCTGCGCGCCGAGCTCAGCGGCCTGGGCTGCGCGGTGGAGGAGACCGAGGACGGCCTGCGGATCAACCCCCGGCCGCTGACCGGCGGGCCCTGGCAGGCCTACGCGGACCACCGGATGGCCACCGCGGGCGCGATCCTCGGCCTGGTGGTGCCGGGGGTGGTGGTCGACGACATCCTCAGCACCACCAAGACCATCCCGGACTTCCGGGGCATGTGGTCGACCATGCTCGGCCAGCCGGTCGGGGTCGCCGGGTGA
- a CDS encoding PadR family transcriptional regulator codes for MTQDPQLLAQLRRGVIEHCVLALLARGPRYGFDLVRELAAKQGLGTTEGTIYPLLSRLRKEELLETSWQPSDQGPPRRYYELTEQGRTALEGFRRHWRSFSAAVDQVLEGDE; via the coding sequence ATGACGCAAGATCCGCAGCTGCTCGCCCAGCTCCGCCGGGGCGTGATCGAGCACTGTGTGCTGGCCCTGCTGGCCAGGGGCCCGCGCTACGGCTTCGACCTGGTCCGCGAGCTGGCCGCGAAGCAGGGCCTGGGCACCACCGAGGGCACGATCTACCCGCTGCTGTCCCGGCTGCGGAAGGAGGAGCTGCTGGAGACCAGCTGGCAGCCCTCGGACCAGGGCCCGCCGCGTCGCTACTACGAGCTGACCGAGCAGGGCCGGACCGCACTGGAGGGGTTCCGCCGCCACTGGCGCAGCTTCAGCGCCGCGGTGGACCAGGTTCTCGAGGGAGACGAATGA
- a CDS encoding SOS response-associated peptidase has product MCGRYSAVKDPARLVEEFGAVDATGGLVSGPDYNVAPTKPVIAVVQRHPRDAEGNPDPETTERTLRVMRWGLVPKWAKDPGIAAKMINARSETAAEKPAYRTSVKHYRCLMPADGWYEWQQEGGTKQPFYVTNPDGSSLAMAALWATWRRPGAPDEAPLVTCAVLTTDAFGPLAGIHHRMPLLLPPEKWADWLDPDRTEVADLLAPPSPELIEALELRPVSTAVNNVRNNNPELMDRVEPGAVQLDPAPKRKAPAKKKQVEADGQALFELP; this is encoded by the coding sequence ATGTGCGGGCGGTACTCGGCGGTGAAGGACCCGGCTCGGCTGGTGGAGGAGTTCGGCGCGGTGGACGCGACCGGCGGGCTGGTCAGCGGCCCTGACTACAACGTCGCGCCGACCAAACCGGTGATCGCCGTGGTGCAGCGGCACCCCAGGGACGCCGAGGGCAACCCCGATCCGGAGACCACCGAGCGGACCCTGCGGGTGATGCGCTGGGGGCTGGTGCCCAAGTGGGCCAAGGATCCCGGCATCGCGGCGAAGATGATCAACGCCAGGTCCGAGACGGCGGCGGAGAAGCCCGCGTACCGGACCTCGGTCAAGCACTACCGCTGCCTGATGCCCGCTGACGGCTGGTACGAGTGGCAGCAGGAGGGCGGCACCAAGCAGCCGTTCTACGTGACCAACCCGGACGGCTCCAGCCTGGCCATGGCCGCGCTGTGGGCCACCTGGCGCCGTCCTGGCGCGCCGGATGAGGCGCCGCTGGTCACCTGCGCGGTGCTGACCACCGACGCGTTCGGGCCGCTGGCCGGGATCCACCACCGGATGCCGCTGCTGCTGCCGCCGGAGAAGTGGGCGGACTGGCTGGACCCGGACCGCACCGAGGTCGCCGACCTGCTCGCCCCGCCCAGCCCGGAGCTGATCGAGGCGCTGGAGCTGCGGCCGGTGTCCACCGCGGTCAACAACGTCCGCAACAACAACCCCGAGCTGATGGACCGGGTCGAGCCCGGCGCGGTGCAGCTCGACCCCGCGCCCAAGCGGAAGGCCCCGGCCAAGAAGAAGCAGGTCGAGGCCGACGGCCAGGCCCTGTTCGAGCTGCCATGA
- a CDS encoding alpha/beta family hydrolase — MTRMELATPHGPARAELHCAAESRAALLLGHGAGGGIDAPDLVAATRAATAAGVHVVLVEQPYRVAGRRAPAPAKQLDAAWLAVVAELATSWCDGLPMVFGGRSSGARVACRTAAQGQAAAVLCLAFPVHPPGKPEKSRMPELDAVEVPALVVQGEKDPFGMPEPGHHRELVTLAGDHNLKADVEGVYRAVGDWLPRVLRPLD, encoded by the coding sequence ATGACCAGGATGGAGCTGGCCACCCCGCACGGTCCGGCCAGGGCCGAGCTGCACTGCGCCGCCGAGAGCAGGGCCGCGCTGCTGCTCGGCCACGGCGCGGGCGGCGGCATCGACGCCCCCGACCTGGTCGCCGCGACCAGGGCGGCCACCGCGGCCGGGGTGCACGTGGTGCTGGTCGAACAGCCCTACCGGGTGGCCGGGCGGCGCGCCCCCGCCCCGGCCAAGCAGCTGGACGCGGCCTGGCTGGCCGTGGTCGCCGAGCTGGCCACCAGCTGGTGCGACGGCCTGCCGATGGTCTTCGGCGGCCGGTCCTCCGGAGCCAGGGTGGCCTGCCGGACCGCGGCGCAGGGACAGGCGGCGGCGGTGCTGTGCCTGGCCTTCCCGGTGCACCCGCCGGGCAAGCCGGAGAAGTCCCGGATGCCGGAGCTGGACGCGGTGGAGGTGCCGGCGCTGGTCGTGCAGGGCGAGAAGGACCCGTTCGGCATGCCGGAACCCGGCCATCACCGCGAGCTGGTCACCCTGGCCGGGGACCACAACCTCAAGGCCGACGTGGAGGGCGTCTACCGCGCGGTCGGCGACTGGCTGCCGCGCGTGCTGCGCCCGCTCGACTAG